In Urechidicola croceus, a single window of DNA contains:
- a CDS encoding FAD/NAD(P)-binding protein: protein MSSLTTSKTSDITFVGSGISCSYTIIHLLDKIEKSPLKNKLTITVIDKYPEFGTGIPYGSRSGNSVLLITSLKDFLPEPERSRYIDWLNNNKEWLLEKFKSEGGSLSQKWIDKHATQIEINDWEEIFIPRSFFGIYTKERIKNKIEELNKEGYLDFNYLNSNVIDVHKKDNNQYDVILENGDTINSKNVILSIGSLPINYLWGSKSLIEKDQLLFVNNAYKPNLNEVLKNISNYSNKFSNKINVVIVGTNASGLELLYKLNDVEEIEKKIDKFTFLSTQGLIPNAIVDEEGRNKFIAKNLDSLQEKEILTAKEIADAAFKDLDYAEEIELGAASTVGKISSAFGSLLNKLNEKELRKFACNYGNEIGRRQRCAGDHYLKTIDKLKKENRFNHIAGRFNDVIKSNSSEEYLLEYLETKSKTVKTLEEPTHIVINCAGSMSFNNENLPSLVRNIIEKKYCIPNESKIGFDVNDNLETMTNFHIVGPLLAGNIIEEKPVWHVEHCGRIIWLSEVLAKKIYKKIIFR, encoded by the coding sequence ATGAGTTCATTAACAACTAGTAAAACTTCTGATATTACTTTTGTCGGTTCAGGAATTTCTTGTTCATACACAATAATTCATTTGCTTGATAAAATAGAAAAATCTCCTCTAAAAAATAAATTAACTATTACAGTTATTGATAAATATCCTGAGTTTGGAACAGGAATTCCTTATGGTTCTAGATCGGGTAATTCTGTATTGCTAATAACATCTTTAAAAGATTTTTTACCTGAACCAGAAAGAAGTAGGTATATTGATTGGTTAAATAATAATAAAGAATGGTTACTAGAAAAGTTTAAGTCTGAAGGAGGTTCTTTATCTCAAAAATGGATTGATAAACACGCTACTCAAATTGAAATTAATGATTGGGAAGAAATATTTATTCCCCGTTCATTTTTTGGAATCTATACAAAAGAACGTATTAAAAATAAAATAGAAGAACTAAATAAAGAAGGATATTTAGATTTTAATTATTTAAATTCTAATGTTATTGATGTTCACAAAAAAGATAATAATCAATACGATGTTATTTTAGAAAACGGAGACACAATTAATTCTAAAAATGTAATTTTATCTATAGGTTCATTACCAATTAATTATTTGTGGGGTTCTAAAAGTTTGATTGAAAAGGATCAATTATTGTTTGTAAATAATGCTTATAAGCCAAATTTGAATGAGGTTTTAAAAAATATAAGTAACTATTCTAATAAATTTAGCAATAAAATTAACGTTGTTATTGTAGGAACAAATGCAAGTGGATTAGAACTTTTGTATAAACTTAATGATGTAGAAGAGATAGAAAAAAAGATAGATAAATTTACTTTTTTATCAACTCAAGGTTTAATACCTAATGCAATTGTTGATGAAGAAGGACGTAATAAATTTATTGCAAAGAACTTAGATAGCCTTCAAGAGAAAGAAATTTTAACAGCCAAAGAAATTGCAGATGCAGCATTTAAAGATTTAGATTATGCTGAAGAAATTGAATTAGGAGCAGCATCAACAGTTGGAAAAATATCTAGTGCATTTGGTTCATTACTTAATAAATTGAATGAAAAGGAGTTAAGGAAATTTGCCTGTAATTATGGTAATGAAATTGGCAGAAGACAGCGATGTGCGGGTGATCACTATTTGAAAACTATAGATAAATTAAAAAAAGAAAATAGATTTAACCATATAGCTGGTAGATTTAATGATGTTATTAAATCAAATAGTTCTGAGGAATATTTATTAGAGTATCTAGAAACAAAATCAAAAACAGTTAAAACTCTAGAAGAGCCAACTCATATTGTAATAAATTGTGCTGGTAGTATGAGTTTTAATAATGAAAATCTACCATCATTAGTTAGAAATATAATAGAAAAAAAATATTGTATTCCTAATGAGTCAAAAATTGGATTTGATGTAAATGATAATCTTGAAACGATGACTAATTTTCATATAGTAGGACCATTGTTAGCAGGTAATATAATTGAAGAAAAACCAGTTTGGCATGTTGAGCATTGTGGTCGAATTATTTGGTTATCAGAAGTTTTGGCGAAAAAAATTTACAAAAAAATAATATTTAGATAA
- a CDS encoding acetyltransferase, whose amino-acid sequence MEKKKVRIYGAGGHSQVVREILEDNGYEITHTFDDKPENSHFATKKLAGGAREDLSKFPHEGDPVIIAVGKNDDRAEIANFLKCDFVSAIHETAIIAKSATIDVGTVVIAGAIINPNSKIGKHVLINTAASVGHDCIVGDYAHISPKAALCGHVEVGEGSQVGVGAVVIPKVKIGKWCTVGAGAVVIRDVPDYSILVGNPGKVIKTIKKPKI is encoded by the coding sequence ATGGAAAAGAAAAAAGTAAGAATTTATGGTGCTGGTGGTCACTCACAAGTAGTTCGTGAAATTTTAGAAGATAATGGTTATGAAATCACACACACATTTGATGATAAACCAGAGAATAGTCATTTTGCAACAAAAAAATTGGCTGGTGGAGCAAGAGAGGACCTGTCAAAATTTCCTCATGAAGGAGATCCAGTAATTATAGCTGTAGGTAAAAATGATGATAGAGCTGAAATTGCAAATTTTTTAAAATGTGATTTTGTTTCAGCAATTCATGAGACAGCAATTATTGCTAAAAGTGCTACAATTGATGTAGGAACAGTTGTAATTGCAGGAGCTATTATAAATCCAAATAGTAAAATTGGGAAGCATGTTTTAATTAATACTGCCGCGAGTGTAGGTCATGATTGTATTGTGGGTGATTATGCTCATATTTCACCTAAAGCAGCACTTTGTGGTCATGTAGAAGTAGGAGAAGGGTCGCAAGTGGGAGTAGGAGCAGTTGTAATTCCAAAAGTTAAAATAGGAAAATGGTGTACAGTTGGTGCTGGAGCAGTAGTAATAAGAGATGTACCAGATTATTCTATTCTTGTTGGTAATCCAGGTAAAGTTATTAAAACCATTAAAAAGCCTAAAATATGA